AGGATTCACCCATGACCATGACAACTGAGCAGGCCGACTGGTTTGCAGGAACGTTCGAGAAGCTCGTTGCCAATGTAGGACAGGCTGTGCTGGGCAAGTCCCACGTCATCCGCCTGACCTTCATGGCCATGCTCGCCGAAGGGCACGTCCTCTTCGAAGACGCACCGGGCACCGGAAAGACTTCCCTGGCCCGTGCCTTGGCGGCCACGGTGCAAGGCTCCAACAACCGCATCCAGTTCACTCCGGATCTTCTGCCGTCGGATGTCACGGGCGTGACGATCTATGACCAGAAGACGCAGAAGTTTGAGTTCCACAAGGGCCCCATCTTCAACAACATCGTGCTCGCGGACGAAATCAACCGGGCCTCGCCCAAGACGCAGTCCGCGCTCCTGGAGGTCATGGAGGAATCCCGGGTCACGGTGGACGGCACCACGTACGAGGCCGGCCGCCCGTTCATGGTGATGGCCACCCAGAACCCGATCGAGCAGGCGGGCACCTACCGCCTGCCCGAAGCCCAGCTGGACCGCTTCCTGATCAAGACGTCCATCGGCTACCCGGACCACGCGTCCACAGTGCAGCTGCTGGGTGGCGCCAACCTCAAGGACCGGTCCAAGCAGCTCTCCGCGGTCATCACCACCCAAGCCATCGCTGACATGGCTGACCTCGCCGCCACCACCCACGTGGACACCGCTGTGCTGGAGTACATCTCACGGCTGTGCGAGGAGACCCGCAACGCCCCGGAGACCCGGCTCGGCGTCTCGGTCCGAGGTGCCCTGGCCATGGTCCGGGCGGCCAAGGTCTGGGCCGCAAGCCAGGGCCGCAACTTCGTCCTGCCGGACGATGTGAAAGACCTCGCCAGCGTGGTCTGGACCCACCGCTTTGTGATGGACCCGGAAGCGGAATTCTCCGGCGCCACCGCGGAGGCCGTGCGGGCCCGCGTTCTGACGGACGTCGCTGCCCCGCAGCAGCGCGCCGCCGTCTAGATGGTGCCCCTGCACTATTCCGGCACATTCACCGCGCGAACAAAGGCACAGATATGTCCAGCAGCACTCCGTTGACCCGGCTTGCTGAACGCCTGAAAAGGCCGTTTTCAGGCGAGGGGAGGGCCTCCCGGCTGCACCCCGCCGTCATGTGGTCAGAGGCTGTCAGCACGGCCGGCCTCGCGCTGGCGCCCGCCTGGTCCAAGGTCCGGGAACTCTGGCTGAAGTACGTGTGGCCGGTTCTTTCGGTCGTGAGCGTCCTTGGCTGGTCCGTCCTGGCCGCATCAATCCTGCTGTGGAGCGTCGGCCAGTCCTACGGCTGGCAGGAGGCGAAGGCGGCGGCCGTGGCGGCCTTCGTCCTCTTCGTCCTTGCCGTCGGGTTCATCCTGGGCCGTTCCTCCTACGGGGTGGTTTTGGACCTCGCCAGGACAAGGGTGGCCGTGGGGGACAGCGCCGTCGGAAGCATCGCGGTCTCCAATACCTCCGCACGCCCCCTTCTGCCGGCTGCCTTGGAACTTCCTGTGGGAGCCGCCACCGCCGTGTTCCACCTGCCGCGGATGAAACCGCAACAGGTCCACGAGGACCTCTTCACCATCCCCACGGCCCGCAGGGCCGTCATTGTGGTGGGCCCGGTGCGCTCCGTCCGGGCCGACCCCCTGCACCTGCTGCGGCGGCAGGTGCTCTGGACTGAGCCGGAAGACCTCTACGTGCACCCGCGGACCGTTGCCCTGGCCGGTTCCGCCGCAGGCTTCATCCGCGACCTCGAAGGCATGCCCACCACCGACCTGTCCAGCGCCGACGTTTCGTTCCACGCCTTGCGCGACTACGTGCCGGGCGACGACCGCCGCCACATCCATTGGAAGACCACCGCACGGACCAACAAGCTCATGGTGCGCCAGTTTGAAGAGACCCGCCGCGCCCACCTGGCCATCTCGCTGTCGATCAACACCGACGAGTACGACTCCGAGCAGGAATTTGAGATGGCCATTTCCGCCGCCGCGTCCATCGGCCGCCAGGCCATTCGCGAGCAGCGCGAACTCGATGTCCTCACCCAGAAGGGTCCCC
Above is a window of Arthrobacter sp. FB24 DNA encoding:
- a CDS encoding AAA family ATPase, which gives rise to MTMTTEQADWFAGTFEKLVANVGQAVLGKSHVIRLTFMAMLAEGHVLFEDAPGTGKTSLARALAATVQGSNNRIQFTPDLLPSDVTGVTIYDQKTQKFEFHKGPIFNNIVLADEINRASPKTQSALLEVMEESRVTVDGTTYEAGRPFMVMATQNPIEQAGTYRLPEAQLDRFLIKTSIGYPDHASTVQLLGGANLKDRSKQLSAVITTQAIADMADLAATTHVDTAVLEYISRLCEETRNAPETRLGVSVRGALAMVRAAKVWAASQGRNFVLPDDVKDLASVVWTHRFVMDPEAEFSGATAEAVRARVLTDVAAPQQRAAV
- a CDS encoding DUF58 domain-containing protein produces the protein MSSSTPLTRLAERLKRPFSGEGRASRLHPAVMWSEAVSTAGLALAPAWSKVRELWLKYVWPVLSVVSVLGWSVLAASILLWSVGQSYGWQEAKAAAVAAFVLFVLAVGFILGRSSYGVVLDLARTRVAVGDSAVGSIAVSNTSARPLLPAALELPVGAATAVFHLPRMKPQQVHEDLFTIPTARRAVIVVGPVRSVRADPLHLLRRQVLWTEPEDLYVHPRTVALAGSAAGFIRDLEGMPTTDLSSADVSFHALRDYVPGDDRRHIHWKTTARTNKLMVRQFEETRRAHLAISLSINTDEYDSEQEFEMAISAAASIGRQAIREQRELDVLTQKGPLRCETGRNMLDDMTRIVGMPMRKTAVDLARTLADTVPNASVVFFVVGSRVTPAQLRSAAASVPPGVRSLAVRLQTGAAPARANIADLTVLTLGDLSDLAIILRKAAA